The bacterium genomic interval GAGGCAGCAAGCGGAGGCTTCGAGAGCTGATATTCCGAGCGATTCTTCGGCTCGATAGGTCGGCACAGAAGGCATCACTAATGCGTCAGACGCCCCGTAGAGATCAGGCATGTTGGAATAGGGCTGAGAGCCTAGAAGCTTAATATGGTCACCCATTTTGTGTTCTTGAATAAAAGTCTCTAGCCAGGAGCGCAACTTGCCATCGCCTGCAAAGACTAACTGCCAATCAGCTTCAGGGTGTTGTTGGCACATTAATAGCGCGGCTTTGGCAGCGTAATCGACCCCTTTGATCTCCTGCAAATGGCCTGAACATAGGACAACGAAGGCCGTTTGCGATATGCCGTACTTCGCTCGGATTTGTGCTCGTGATTGTTCGTCGTGATTAGGCATGAATACATCGGTGTCGGTTGCATTTCTCAGGACATGAATATCGCGATGTTCGGGGGCAATTAGTTCCTCGATATACATTCTTATTTGGTCGGATACAGCGACAACGGCATCGGCGTTCAGGCAGGCATTACGCTCTATTTCAAGAAGATTGTGTTCGGCATCACTTCCGGCTTTTATCCAGCCTTGCCCCACCTTTTCATAAGTGTATCGAGAATGGACGGTTAAAACGATAGGGACATGCTGCGAGTTCATATTGGGATTTTCTCTCAACCTTATGATGCGATCTACGGATAATACATCTTGGCAGCCGAAGAAGCTTGGCGCCCCATCACGAAGTATTCTCCAGCGAGTCTTTGAACCCATTTTTAATCCATGAACTTTTGCGGCATATAGTACGCCTTTGCCGTGTTGAACTTTGTTGATAACACGCATCGGCACACTTATAAGAGCACGATTAGCAAAGCCAGGCATTGAACCCGAGGCGATAACTTCGACTTCATGACCTAGCGTTTTAAGGCCGCGATCTAACAAACTGATATGAGTGGCTATGCCCCCCGGTTTATTCGGATTGCATTGAGAAATTAGCCAGATGCGCATGTTATTTCAACACTCCTCCAAGAATGTTTATCGAGGCTAACCCACTCAGAATTGATT includes:
- a CDS encoding glycosyltransferase family 4 protein, with product MRIWLISQCNPNKPGGIATHISLLDRGLKTLGHEVEVIASGSMPGFANRALISVPMRVINKVQHGKGVLYAAKVHGLKMGSKTRWRILRDGAPSFFGCQDVLSVDRIIRLRENPNMNSQHVPIVLTVHSRYTYEKVGQGWIKAGSDAEHNLLEIERNACLNADAVVAVSDQIRMYIEELIAPEHRDIHVLRNATDTDVFMPNHDEQSRAQIRAKYGISQTAFVVLCSGHLQEIKGVDYAAKAALLMCQQHPEADWQLVFAGDGKLRSWLETFIQEHKMGDHIKLLGSQPYSNMPDLYGASDALVMPSVPTYRAEESLGISALEASACCLPVIGSTSGGIKEVVTDGKTGILVSPKEVEPIAHAIWRLYSDRSECQRLGIKGREFVTTYHDYNAHAEKYAAIGSLQAECPKPTSELFRDEAAG